In the genome of Aureimonas sp. OT7, one region contains:
- a CDS encoding outer membrane beta-barrel protein has protein sequence MNRFALLLGSVAFVTPAMAADVIYEEPVAPAPVVAYEPAFTWTGFYVGGQAGVAFNRDSGLFSSDSSGFTGGSDDGQSGFIGGGHIGYDYQVGNFLVGAVADLSYIDATSSSDYTFGGTTIYGAEQKIDYVGTVRAKLGYAADRFAVYATGGLAYGDTKNSYLGDTVTTIGGTAYNVSVSEDTDDVGYSVGAGVDYLVTQNFSLGVEYLYTDLGDSKLDVAYTPAGGGATDVLSTSSSTDLDFHTVWAKASFRFN, from the coding sequence ATGAACCGTTTTGCACTTCTTCTCGGCTCCGTAGCCTTCGTCACGCCCGCCATGGCCGCGGACGTCATCTACGAAGAGCCGGTCGCGCCCGCCCCGGTCGTCGCCTACGAGCCGGCCTTCACCTGGACCGGCTTCTACGTCGGTGGCCAGGCCGGTGTCGCGTTCAACCGTGACTCGGGCCTGTTCTCGTCGGACAGCTCCGGCTTCACCGGTGGCAGTGATGACGGCCAGTCGGGCTTCATCGGCGGTGGTCACATCGGTTACGACTACCAGGTCGGCAACTTCCTGGTCGGCGCCGTGGCTGACCTCAGCTACATCGACGCGACGTCTTCTTCCGACTACACGTTCGGCGGCACCACCATCTACGGCGCCGAGCAGAAGATCGACTATGTCGGCACCGTCCGCGCCAAGCTCGGCTATGCGGCCGACCGCTTTGCCGTGTATGCCACGGGCGGTCTCGCCTATGGCGATACCAAGAACAGCTACCTCGGCGATACGGTCACCACCATCGGCGGCACGGCCTACAACGTCTCGGTGTCGGAAGACACGGACGACGTGGGTTACTCGGTCGGCGCCGGCGTCGACTATCTGGTGACGCAGAACTTCTCGCTGGGTGTCGAGTACCTCTACACCGACCTCGGCGATTCGAAGCTCGACGTCGCCTATACGCCGGCTGGCGGTGGCGCGACGGATGTCCTGTCGACGTCGTCCAGCACGGATCTCGACTTCCACACCGTTTGGGCGAAGGCTTCCTTCCGCTTCAACTAA
- a CDS encoding DUF6476 family protein, whose protein sequence is MTDANTEAEGVIDPATERLRRKMVRLLAVSIGIMFVGVMAVLAAVVYRTGDSAGPEHGAEIALALPAGSEVAETSLSGDTILVRVFMPEGEEIILFDRRDGSIVNRYPLNRP, encoded by the coding sequence ATGACGGACGCGAACACGGAAGCCGAAGGCGTGATCGACCCAGCCACGGAACGGCTGCGCCGCAAGATGGTGCGCCTTCTGGCGGTCTCCATCGGCATCATGTTCGTCGGGGTTATGGCCGTCTTGGCCGCTGTTGTCTACCGAACCGGCGATTCGGCCGGTCCGGAGCATGGCGCCGAAATCGCGCTGGCCTTGCCCGCCGGCTCCGAGGTGGCCGAAACGTCGCTGTCCGGGGATACGATCCTCGTCCGCGTCTTCATGCCGGAAGGGGAGGAGATCATCCTTTTCGATCGGCGCGACGGCTCCATCGTGAACCGATATCCGCTCAACCGCCCTTGA
- the mnmA gene encoding tRNA 2-thiouridine(34) synthase MnmA: MPNSLDLSKPPSETRVVVAMSGGVDSSVVAAIMKAEGYEVIGITLQLYDGGASARRAGACCAGQDIHDARRTAEILGIPHYVLDYEDKFREQVINPFAESYMAGETPIPCVACNQTVKFKDLLATARDLGADVLATGHYIESRANGAHRSLYRPVDLNRDQSYFLYATTQEQVDFLRFPLGRLTKPETRAIAEAHGLGVASKPDSQDICFVANGRYTDVIQKLRPNAGEPGDIRHLDGRVLGRHDGVVGFTVGQRKGIGVATGEPLYVVSIDARRKIVTVGPRSALQTRHLRLRDVNWLGDRSIEETAASGIDGLMVKVRSARPPAPARLTLVDGHIRVELLAGEEGVSPGQACVFYEGDGAGAKVLGGGVIAATERVETALETPTEMAAAL; this comes from the coding sequence ATGCCGAACAGTCTCGACCTTTCAAAGCCGCCGTCGGAAACCCGCGTCGTCGTCGCCATGTCGGGCGGCGTGGATTCGTCCGTCGTCGCCGCCATCATGAAGGCGGAAGGCTACGAGGTCATCGGCATCACGCTGCAACTGTATGATGGCGGCGCCTCGGCGCGCCGCGCCGGGGCATGCTGCGCGGGGCAGGACATCCACGATGCGCGACGCACCGCCGAGATCCTCGGCATCCCGCATTACGTGCTGGATTACGAGGACAAGTTCCGCGAGCAGGTCATCAATCCCTTCGCCGAAAGCTACATGGCCGGCGAGACGCCCATCCCCTGCGTCGCCTGCAACCAGACCGTCAAGTTCAAGGATCTGCTCGCCACCGCGCGCGACCTCGGCGCGGACGTCCTGGCGACGGGCCACTACATCGAAAGCCGGGCCAACGGCGCGCATCGCAGCCTGTATCGTCCCGTCGATCTGAATCGCGACCAGAGCTACTTCCTGTATGCGACGACGCAGGAGCAGGTGGACTTCCTGCGTTTTCCCCTCGGACGACTGACCAAGCCGGAAACACGCGCAATAGCGGAGGCGCACGGTCTGGGTGTCGCAAGCAAGCCGGACAGCCAGGATATCTGCTTTGTCGCCAACGGCCGGTATACCGATGTCATCCAGAAGCTTCGCCCCAATGCGGGGGAGCCGGGCGATATCCGCCATCTGGATGGCCGCGTCCTCGGCCGTCATGACGGCGTCGTCGGCTTCACGGTAGGGCAGCGCAAGGGCATCGGCGTCGCGACCGGAGAGCCGCTCTATGTCGTCTCCATCGATGCACGCCGCAAGATCGTCACCGTAGGACCGCGGAGCGCCCTCCAGACGCGCCATCTCCGCCTGCGCGACGTCAACTGGCTGGGAGACCGGAGCATCGAGGAAACCGCAGCAAGCGGAATCGATGGACTGATGGTGAAGGTGCGGTCGGCGCGGCCGCCCGCACCGGCACGGCTGACGCTCGTGGATGGCCACATCCGCGTCGAGCTGCTGGCTGGCGAGGAGGGCGTCTCACCCGGCCAGGCCTGTGTCTTCTACGAGGGAGATGGCGCCGGCGCCAAGGTTCTGGGCGGCGGCGTGATAGCCGCTACCGAACGGGTCGAGACGGCATTGGAAACACCGACGGAAATGGCGGCGGCGCTTTAG
- the rpoH gene encoding RNA polymerase sigma factor RpoH yields MANANLPSIASGEGGLSRYLEEIRRFPMLEPQEEYMLAKRYAEHDDRNAAHKLVTSHLRLVAKIAMGYRGYGLPIGEVVSEGNVGLMQAVKRFDADRGFRLATYAMWWIKASIQEYILRSWSLVKMGTTANQKRLFFNLRKMKSRIQALDEGDLRPDQVNQIATQLGVSEEEVVSMNRRLSGDASLNAPIRATEGESGEWQDWLVDQSESQEEVLVREDELDQRRAMLESAMDGLNDREKRIFQARRLSEDPLTLEALSDEFDISRERVRQIEVRAFEKVQKAVRENAEAAERALRAPERERISA; encoded by the coding sequence ATGGCAAATGCCAATTTACCCAGTATCGCTTCCGGCGAAGGCGGCCTGTCCCGCTACCTGGAGGAAATCCGTCGCTTTCCCATGCTCGAGCCGCAGGAAGAGTACATGCTCGCCAAGCGCTACGCGGAGCATGACGATCGCAATGCGGCCCACAAGCTGGTGACGAGCCATCTGCGTCTGGTAGCCAAGATCGCAATGGGATACCGCGGCTACGGGCTGCCGATCGGCGAGGTCGTGTCGGAAGGAAATGTCGGCCTGATGCAGGCGGTCAAGCGCTTCGACGCGGATCGTGGCTTCCGGCTGGCGACCTACGCCATGTGGTGGATCAAGGCCTCCATACAGGAGTATATTCTGCGGTCGTGGAGCCTCGTGAAGATGGGCACCACGGCCAACCAGAAGCGGCTGTTCTTCAACCTGCGCAAGATGAAAAGCCGCATCCAGGCTTTGGACGAAGGCGACCTGCGGCCCGATCAGGTAAACCAGATCGCCACGCAACTCGGTGTCAGCGAAGAGGAAGTCGTCTCGATGAACCGGCGTCTTTCGGGCGACGCCTCCCTGAATGCCCCGATCCGGGCAACCGAGGGTGAGTCCGGCGAATGGCAGGATTGGCTCGTGGACCAGAGCGAGAGCCAGGAAGAGGTTCTGGTGCGCGAAGACGAGCTGGACCAGCGGCGCGCCATGCTGGAAAGCGCCATGGACGGGCTGAACGATCGGGAAAAGCGCATTTTCCAGGCTCGTCGCCTTTCGGAAGATCCGCTGACGCTGGAAGCCCTTTCGGACGAGTTCGACATCAGCCGCGAACGCGTTCGCCAGATTGAGGTCCGGGCTTTCGAGAAGGTCCAGAAGGCCGTTCGCGAAAACGCCGAGGCCGCTGAGCGCGCTTTGCGTGCCCCCGAGCGGGAGCGCATCTCCGCCTGA
- a CDS encoding thermonuclease family protein, whose translation MPDLRHILLCFAALVIGATANPAESASGGIHAGRVEIVDGDTLILAGTAARIRLYGIDAPEGRQRCRDAGGAPYLCGARSAEHLHRLVGRNGRLSCVEMDRDRYGRIVAECFRPDGVSVNAAMVADGWAVEYARYSDGRYGRAEREARRAGRGLWGGHFTPPAEWRRGTRLPAEANAGGLKGG comes from the coding sequence GTGCCAGACCTTCGCCATATTCTCCTCTGTTTCGCCGCGCTCGTCATCGGCGCGACGGCCAATCCTGCCGAGTCGGCCAGCGGCGGCATCCATGCCGGGCGGGTCGAGATCGTCGATGGCGATACGTTGATCCTTGCGGGCACGGCGGCGCGTATCCGCCTTTACGGCATCGATGCACCCGAGGGCCGGCAACGATGCAGGGATGCCGGCGGCGCTCCCTATCTGTGCGGCGCACGGTCGGCCGAGCATCTCCATCGTCTCGTCGGTCGCAATGGCCGCCTCTCCTGCGTTGAAATGGACAGGGACCGGTACGGCCGGATCGTTGCCGAATGCTTCCGGCCGGACGGCGTCAGCGTCAATGCCGCGATGGTGGCCGACGGCTGGGCCGTGGAATATGCGCGCTACAGTGACGGCCGCTACGGCCGCGCCGAACGTGAGGCCCGTCGTGCGGGCCGCGGACTTTGGGGTGGGCATTTCACGCCCCCGGCGGAGTGGCGACGCGGCACGCGCCTTCCCGCCGAGGCGAACGCCGGCGGGCTCAAGGGCGGTTGA
- a CDS encoding RluA family pseudouridine synthase, protein MAISHLSTEEEEVEATRFDVPAEAVGKRLDQFLAEAMGDDVSRNRVQWIIAGGGVTLADGQAVGQARRKVAAGESFFVILPEPADADPQPEAIPLNVLYEDEAVIVIDKPAGMVVHPAAGNWSGTLVNALLHHCRDSLSGVGGVRRPGIVHRLDKDTSGVMVVAKSDVAHTSLAAQFAAHGRDGRMERRYRALVWGVPYRRDGTVDAPLGRSATDRIKRAVVQASRSDARHAVTHYHVEDIFGDDAALVECRLETGRTHQIRVHMAHIGHPLLGDPLYGLGFRSKAERLKEPVRTMALSFSRQALHAGFLAFEHPVTARPMQFESPLPDDIRELVAALRR, encoded by the coding sequence ATGGCTATTTCGCACCTGAGTACAGAAGAAGAAGAGGTCGAGGCAACCCGCTTCGACGTCCCGGCGGAAGCCGTCGGCAAACGTCTGGACCAGTTCCTCGCGGAAGCGATGGGCGATGACGTCTCGCGCAACCGGGTGCAATGGATCATCGCGGGCGGCGGCGTGACCCTTGCCGACGGACAAGCCGTGGGCCAGGCCCGCCGCAAGGTCGCGGCGGGCGAAAGCTTCTTCGTCATACTGCCGGAGCCTGCGGATGCCGATCCACAGCCGGAGGCGATCCCGCTGAACGTCCTTTACGAAGACGAGGCCGTCATCGTGATCGACAAGCCGGCCGGCATGGTGGTCCACCCCGCGGCCGGCAACTGGTCCGGGACGTTGGTCAACGCGTTGCTGCATCACTGCCGCGACAGCCTGTCCGGTGTCGGCGGCGTACGGCGACCCGGCATCGTCCATCGTCTGGACAAGGATACGTCGGGCGTGATGGTGGTTGCCAAGTCGGACGTTGCGCACACATCCCTTGCCGCGCAGTTTGCCGCCCATGGCCGTGACGGCCGCATGGAAAGGCGCTACCGGGCGCTCGTCTGGGGCGTGCCCTACCGCCGCGACGGCACTGTCGACGCGCCTCTGGGCCGCTCCGCGACCGACCGTATCAAGCGGGCGGTGGTACAGGCCAGCCGTTCGGATGCGCGGCACGCCGTCACGCATTATCATGTCGAGGACATCTTCGGCGACGACGCCGCCCTGGTGGAATGCCGGCTTGAAACAGGGCGCACCCACCAGATCCGCGTCCACATGGCGCATATCGGCCATCCCCTGCTTGGCGACCCGCTCTACGGCCTCGGGTTTCGCAGCAAGGCGGAGCGGCTCAAAGAGCCTGTCCGCACGATGGCCCTGTCGTTTTCGCGGCAGGCGTTGCATGCCGGGTTTCTTGCTTTCGAGCATCCCGTCACCGCCCGGCCGATGCAATTTGAGTCCCCCCTCCCGGACGATATTCGGGAACTCGTCGCCGCATTGCGGCGTTGA
- a CDS encoding DUF1153 domain-containing protein, whose protein sequence is MTDQVRPRVKYVIGPDGSPLTVADLPPSNTRRWVIRRKAEVVAAVRGGLLSLDEACSKYTLTVEEFLSWQASIDRHGLAGLRTTQLQEYRKKVELRH, encoded by the coding sequence ATGACCGATCAGGTTAGACCGAGAGTGAAATACGTCATCGGGCCGGATGGCAGCCCGCTGACGGTGGCGGACCTGCCGCCGTCCAATACGCGCCGCTGGGTCATCCGGCGGAAGGCTGAGGTGGTTGCCGCCGTGCGCGGCGGGCTGCTGAGCCTGGACGAGGCATGTTCAAAATATACCCTGACGGTCGAGGAGTTCCTCTCCTGGCAGGCATCCATCGACAGGCATGGGCTCGCCGGGCTGCGCACGACGCAGCTCCAGGAGTACCGCAAGAAGGTCGAACTCCGGCATTAG
- a CDS encoding integrin alpha: protein MIFSDGSVLTQNANSALRADINAAMSAVAGYDVALTNLNVVTQTSADSVYSVAAGGSGTDGSGATFAIGEAGQKSVYTGTNAVDKVYVKAGSIVDARSLLGGEDIIYFTGNWSEYAKSTTVVSGSIQFTRSIGGRTETVTVGNGVSALTRDKLVFADGAVLTQNVNAALRTNLDVSIDAVTGFDSTTTTPFLSDVSSVTFSGGQSSGLTNGIANAGDTVVFDVAMKSAVTVSTAGGTPRLAINVGGQTKFADYDAASSTGTTLRFKYVVAAGDTDVNGLSDIAVAVPGSGSAGRVHVIFGRSGNTPLQLSGLGTAGMTIEGDAAGWPQGVSVSAAGDVNGDGLSDILVGARYNDFSGSNAGRAYVVYGKSGTATVQLTDIARNSGGFAITGERTGDQFSFDVSNAGDVNGDGLGDLLVGAWNNATTATNAGRAYLILGRTDGAMGGTSVDVLGDASANALGDGGAAMTIVAGAGDDVVTLSAAGSIAYAGAGNDVIHINGAMISALTAKYGAGGNLGQLATIGGGSGVDTLTLDGAGLTLDLTQVSNASASLPNGSSRITSVERVDLTGTGNNTLKLSLNDVLDMSEANLFATTGRHQLMVTGDAGDTVQLGGLTSWTKSGTVDYAGGTYDAWNHNTALGTVYVLQTLTVMPV, encoded by the coding sequence TTGATCTTCTCCGACGGTTCCGTCCTGACCCAGAACGCCAACTCGGCGCTCCGGGCCGACATCAACGCCGCGATGTCGGCTGTTGCGGGATATGATGTCGCCCTGACGAACCTCAACGTCGTCACGCAAACCAGCGCCGACAGTGTCTATTCCGTTGCGGCTGGGGGAAGCGGAACAGACGGGTCCGGTGCGACATTTGCGATCGGCGAGGCTGGCCAGAAGAGCGTCTATACCGGCACGAACGCCGTCGATAAGGTCTACGTCAAGGCTGGCTCGATTGTAGATGCGCGCAGTTTGCTTGGTGGCGAAGACATCATCTATTTCACCGGGAACTGGTCGGAATACGCAAAGAGCACAACCGTGGTCTCCGGCAGCATTCAATTTACGAGGAGTATCGGCGGTCGTACTGAAACCGTCACAGTCGGCAATGGTGTTTCCGCGTTGACGCGAGACAAGCTCGTATTCGCCGATGGTGCCGTGCTGACCCAAAACGTCAACGCAGCGCTTCGAACGAACCTGGATGTCTCCATCGACGCCGTAACCGGTTTCGATTCCACGACAACGACGCCTTTCCTCTCCGACGTTTCATCCGTCACCTTCAGTGGCGGTCAGAGCTCGGGCCTGACCAACGGCATCGCTAACGCCGGCGATACTGTCGTTTTCGACGTCGCGATGAAAAGTGCCGTCACCGTAAGCACGGCTGGCGGCACGCCAAGGCTGGCGATCAACGTTGGTGGACAAACGAAGTTCGCCGATTACGATGCCGCGTCCTCTACCGGCACGACGCTGCGGTTCAAGTATGTGGTCGCCGCCGGCGACACCGACGTCAACGGCCTTTCCGACATTGCCGTGGCAGTGCCGGGATCCGGTTCTGCAGGGCGCGTGCATGTCATCTTCGGAAGAAGTGGCAATACGCCGCTCCAGCTATCCGGCCTCGGTACGGCCGGCATGACGATCGAGGGCGATGCCGCAGGCTGGCCGCAGGGCGTCAGCGTTTCGGCCGCCGGCGATGTCAATGGTGACGGACTGTCCGACATCCTGGTGGGCGCCCGCTACAACGACTTCAGCGGATCGAATGCAGGCCGTGCCTACGTGGTGTACGGAAAGTCCGGAACAGCCACCGTCCAGTTGACGGATATCGCGCGCAATTCCGGCGGCTTCGCCATCACCGGTGAGCGTACGGGCGACCAGTTCTCGTTCGACGTCTCCAACGCAGGCGATGTGAATGGCGATGGACTGGGCGACCTGCTGGTCGGTGCCTGGAACAACGCCACCACCGCCACCAACGCCGGACGCGCCTATCTCATCCTCGGACGGACCGATGGCGCGATGGGCGGGACATCCGTCGATGTTCTCGGAGACGCCTCTGCCAACGCACTTGGGGATGGCGGCGCGGCGATGACGATCGTCGCCGGAGCGGGCGACGACGTCGTCACGCTCAGCGCGGCGGGCAGCATCGCCTATGCCGGCGCCGGCAACGACGTCATCCACATCAATGGCGCAATGATCTCGGCTCTTACGGCCAAGTACGGCGCCGGAGGAAATCTGGGACAACTCGCCACGATCGGCGGGGGCAGCGGTGTCGATACGTTGACGCTCGACGGGGCGGGGCTGACCCTCGACCTGACCCAGGTCAGCAATGCGTCGGCCTCGCTGCCCAACGGTTCCAGCCGCATCACGAGCGTCGAACGCGTGGACCTGACGGGCACCGGCAACAACACGCTGAAGCTGTCGCTCAACGATGTCCTGGACATGAGCGAGGCGAACCTGTTCGCCACCACTGGACGCCACCAGCTCATGGTGACCGGCGATGCGGGCGATACGGTGCAGTTGGGGGGCCTTACCAGCTGGACGAAGTCCGGAACGGTCGACTACGCCGGGGGCACCTATGACGCGTGGAACCACAACACCGCGCTCGGCACGGTGTATGTGCTGCAAACGCTGACGGTGATGCCGGTGTAA